The Podarcis muralis chromosome 10, rPodMur119.hap1.1, whole genome shotgun sequence genome includes a region encoding these proteins:
- the CBX6 gene encoding chromobox protein homolog 6 isoform X2 gives MELSAVGERVFAAESIIKRRIRKGRIEYLVKWKGWAIKYSTWEPEENILDSRLIAAFEQKERERELYGPKKRGPKPKTFLLKPGSSTSSPKLHSSAAVHRLKKDIRRCHRMSRRPLPRPDPQSSGVGGGTGIRPPVSPFSETVRIINRKVKPREPKRSRIILNLKVIDKDGKVGSRGGSLARSKIPSRNRVIGKSKKFSESMLRNQIRHMKFGNFPLYNKPSTPVPSLEGKTEAGGSQGASCGLMGSSAYDARSSSSSDCPSPAPHSSSDPDDSPPKLLPETLSPAIPDWRESEVLDLSIPPESAATSKRSPSGGGGQMPSSPSSSDPEQEAGDWRPEMSPCSNVVVTDVTSNLLTVTIKEFCNAEDFEKVAAAGGGGGGSK, from the exons atggaGCTGTCTGCAGTGGGCGAGCGGGTGTTCGCGGCCGAATCCATCATCAAGCGACGGATCCGAAAG GGACGCATCGAATACCTGGTGAAATGGAAAGGCTGGGCCATCAA GTACAGCACTTGGGAACCTGAAGAGAACATCTTGGATTCCCGTCTAATTGCAGCCTTTGAGCAAAA GGAACGTGAGCGTGAGCTGTACGGACCTAAGAAGAGAGGACCCAAGCCCAAAACTTTTCTGCTGAAG CCTGGTTCTAGCACATCCTCTCCCAAACTCCACTCCAGTGCTGCAGTGCACCGACTGAAGAAGGACATCCGGCGATGTCACCGTATGTCTCGGCGCCCTTTGCCCCGCCCAGACCCCCAGAGTAGTGGAGTTGGTGGGGGCACTGGCATCCGCCCTCCTGTCTCTCCCTTTTCAGAAACCGTCCGCATCATCAACCGCAAGGTGAAGCCACGTGAGCCCAAGCGCAGTCGCATTATTCTCAACCTGAAGGTGATTGATAAAGATGGGAAAGTGGGAAGCAGGGGAGGAAGTTTGGCTCGATCCAAGATACCTTCACGAAACCGTGTCATTGGCAAGAGCAAGAAATTCAGCGAGAGCATGCTTCGTAACCAGATCCGCCACATGAAGTTTGGAAACTTCCCGCTGTACAACAAGCCGTCCACTCCAGTCCCATCTTTGGAGGGGAAGACAGAGGCAGGAGGCTCCCAGGGTGCCTCTTGTGGGCTCATGGGCTCTTCTGCCTATGATGCCCGCAGTTCGAGCTCCTCTGACTGCCCCTCACCAGCTCCACACTCCTCATCGGATCCAGATGATTCCCCACCAAAGCTGCTTCCTGAGACACTAAGCCCAGCCATTCCTGACTGGCGTGAATCGGAAGTCCTTGATCTATCAATTCCACCAGAATCAGCAGCCACCAGCAAGCGTTCTCCTTCCGGAGGAGGGGGTCAGATGCCATCATCTCCATCCTCTTCTGACCCAGAGCAGGAGGCTGGGGATTGGCGCCCTGAAATGTCTCCCTGCTCTAATGTGGTGGTCACTGATGTCACCAGCAACCTTCTGACGGTCACCATCAAGGAATTCTGCAATGCAGAGGATTTCGAAAaggtggcagcagctggaggtggtggtggaggcagcAAATGA
- the CBX6 gene encoding chromobox protein homolog 6 isoform X1 — MELSAVGERVFAAESIIKRRIRKGRIEYLVKWKGWAIKYSTWEPEENILDSRLIAAFEQKERERELYGPKKRGPKPKTFLLKARAQAEALHIGDVHFSVKPGSSTSSPKLHSSAAVHRLKKDIRRCHRMSRRPLPRPDPQSSGVGGGTGIRPPVSPFSETVRIINRKVKPREPKRSRIILNLKVIDKDGKVGSRGGSLARSKIPSRNRVIGKSKKFSESMLRNQIRHMKFGNFPLYNKPSTPVPSLEGKTEAGGSQGASCGLMGSSAYDARSSSSSDCPSPAPHSSSDPDDSPPKLLPETLSPAIPDWRESEVLDLSIPPESAATSKRSPSGGGGQMPSSPSSSDPEQEAGDWRPEMSPCSNVVVTDVTSNLLTVTIKEFCNAEDFEKVAAAGGGGGGSK; from the exons atggaGCTGTCTGCAGTGGGCGAGCGGGTGTTCGCGGCCGAATCCATCATCAAGCGACGGATCCGAAAG GGACGCATCGAATACCTGGTGAAATGGAAAGGCTGGGCCATCAA GTACAGCACTTGGGAACCTGAAGAGAACATCTTGGATTCCCGTCTAATTGCAGCCTTTGAGCAAAA GGAACGTGAGCGTGAGCTGTACGGACCTAAGAAGAGAGGACCCAAGCCCAAAACTTTTCTGCTGAAG GCTCGGGCCCAGGCGGAGGCCCTACACATTGGGGATGTACATTTTTCTGTCAAGCCTGGTTCTAGCACATCCTCTCCCAAACTCCACTCCAGTGCTGCAGTGCACCGACTGAAGAAGGACATCCGGCGATGTCACCGTATGTCTCGGCGCCCTTTGCCCCGCCCAGACCCCCAGAGTAGTGGAGTTGGTGGGGGCACTGGCATCCGCCCTCCTGTCTCTCCCTTTTCAGAAACCGTCCGCATCATCAACCGCAAGGTGAAGCCACGTGAGCCCAAGCGCAGTCGCATTATTCTCAACCTGAAGGTGATTGATAAAGATGGGAAAGTGGGAAGCAGGGGAGGAAGTTTGGCTCGATCCAAGATACCTTCACGAAACCGTGTCATTGGCAAGAGCAAGAAATTCAGCGAGAGCATGCTTCGTAACCAGATCCGCCACATGAAGTTTGGAAACTTCCCGCTGTACAACAAGCCGTCCACTCCAGTCCCATCTTTGGAGGGGAAGACAGAGGCAGGAGGCTCCCAGGGTGCCTCTTGTGGGCTCATGGGCTCTTCTGCCTATGATGCCCGCAGTTCGAGCTCCTCTGACTGCCCCTCACCAGCTCCACACTCCTCATCGGATCCAGATGATTCCCCACCAAAGCTGCTTCCTGAGACACTAAGCCCAGCCATTCCTGACTGGCGTGAATCGGAAGTCCTTGATCTATCAATTCCACCAGAATCAGCAGCCACCAGCAAGCGTTCTCCTTCCGGAGGAGGGGGTCAGATGCCATCATCTCCATCCTCTTCTGACCCAGAGCAGGAGGCTGGGGATTGGCGCCCTGAAATGTCTCCCTGCTCTAATGTGGTGGTCACTGATGTCACCAGCAACCTTCTGACGGTCACCATCAAGGAATTCTGCAATGCAGAGGATTTCGAAAaggtggcagcagctggaggtggtggtggaggcagcAAATGA